The Streptomyces sp. NBC_01439 genome contains the following window.
CCCCGCTCCCCCTTCGACCGCCCGGCCCCCCCTGCGGCCCCGGACCCCCTCGAACTGCGCATCACGGAGGTCGAGGCGTACGAAGGGGAGAGCGACCCCGGCTCCCGCGCCTGCCGCGGCCGCACCGCCCGCAACGCGTCGACGTCCGGCCCGTCCAGACACGCATACGTCCACTTCGTCTCCGGCACGTCAAGGCAGTCAGCATGAATGTCGATCTCCTCGCCCAGCCTGCCGAAGAAGTCGCCCCCAAGCTGCTCGGGAGTGTCCTCACCTGCAAGACCGCCCGGGGAACCGTGAGCATCGCCATCACCGAGACCGAGGCGTACTCCGGCGCGGCGGACCCGGCTTCCCATGCCTACCGAGGCCGGACACCCCGTAACGCGGTCATGTTCGGACCCGCAGGACACCTGTACGTGTACCGGTCCCACGGCCTCCACTGGTGCGCCAACGTCGTCACCGGTACGGACGGCATTGCCTCGGCCGTCCTCATCCGGGCGGGCAGGGTCATCGAGGGGGAAGAGCTGGCACGCAAGCGACGGGGGGAGACGGTCGAGAGCCCACGCCTTGCCCGAGGCCCGGGGAACTTCTGTCAGGCCCTCGGCATCACCGGGGAGCACAACGGCGCAGACCTTCTGACGGGTACCTCGGTCGTGCTGTCCGACGGGGAGCAGGTGCCTGCCGCGCTCATCCAGGCTGGTCCTCGGGTAGGCGTGAGCAAGGCCCACGACTGGCAACACCGGTTCCACCTCGCCGGCGATCCGACGGTCTCGGCGTACCGACTGAGCCCGCGAGCCAAACCGCCCGCCGGAGCCTGAGTCGCCGAGCGCCGACCCCGGGCCGGACGGCTGGCCACGTCGGGGTGACTTGGTCCTTCAAACGTCGATTTTCAGCCAGAAGCCCGCGAGAACCCGCCAAGAAGCCGGCCCGACTGGCAACCGGTCTGGACGTGGACCGCGCGTTGGACGGGACGTACCTCTGCGCGGGTCCCGATTCGCCCCTGTCCCTCCTCGTGGCCACCCCCGCCTCGTCCGACCTGGTGAGGAGCGGTCCGCGCACGGGAGTCGGCGGTGCCGGCGCGGACCACCCGTACTGCTTCTGCGGCACCCACGACCCGACGGTGAGCCCGCACCGCGCCCACGCACCACGCCGCCGCTCAACTTGACTCGGCCCTGCCGGACGCCTAACGTAGCTCGAGCCGCTTTTACGGGGCACTGCCATCGGCAGACCCTGAGCGGCCAACCCACTACCTACGACTTGCCCCTGGCGGGGTTCTATTCGGCATGCCCGAATTCTCTGCCGGTGACTCGATTATGCGTCACAAGGGAAAAGCGCTAACGTAGTGAACGCCGAAAGGCAAAGACCCCCAACGGTCGCCGAATTCAAATCCATCGCCGGAAACGGCGCGGAAATGATCTGGTAGAGTTGGAAACGCAAGACAGCAGAACGAAAGCCCGGAGGAAAGCCCCAGCGGATGTCGCGAGGGTGAGTACAAAGGAAGCGTCCGTTCCTTGAGAACTCAACAGCGTGCCAAAAATCAACGCCAGAAGTTGATACCCCGTCCACTTCGGTGGATGAGGTTCCTTTGAAAAAGACCTGTAAGGCTTCCTTGTGGAGCACTTGCAGGCAACAACACAGCGAGGACGTTGTGGCGCGTCGGTCATATTCCGACATGATGCGCCCGCTCTAAGTGATGTGTGCACCCGATTACGGGTAAACATTCATGGAGAGTTTGATCCTGGCTCAGGACGAACGCTGGCGGCGTGCTTAACACATGCAAGTCGAACGATGAAGCCCTTCGGGGTGGATTAGTGGCGAACGGGTGAGTAACACGTGGGCAATCTGCCCTTCACTCTGGGACAAGCCCTGGAAACGGGGTCTAATACCGGATACCACTCCTGCCTGCATGGGCGGGAGTTGAAAGCTCCGGCGGTGAAGGATGAGCCCGCGGCCTATCAGCTTGTTGGTGGGGTAATGGCCCACCAAGGCGACGACGGGTAGCCGGCCTGAGAGGGCGACCGGCCACACTGGGACTGAGACACGGCCCAGACTCCTACGGGAGGCAGCAGTGGGGAATATTGCACAATGGGCGAAAGCCTGATGCAGCGACGCCGCGTGAGGGATGACGGCCTTCGGGTTGTAAACCTCTTTCAGCAGGGAAGAAGCGAAAGTGACGGTACCTGCAGAAGAAGCGCCGGCTAACTACGTGCCAGCAGCCGCGGTAATACGTAGGGCGCAAGCGTTGTCCGGAATTATTGGGCGTAAAGAGCTCGTAGGCGGCTTGTCACGTCGGATGTGAAAGCCCGAGGCTTAACCTCGGGTCTGCATTCGATACGGGCTAGCTAGAGTGTGGTAGGGGAGATCGGAATTCCTGGTGTAGCGGTGAAATGCGCAGATATCAGGAGGAACACCGGTGGCGAAGGCGGATCTCTGGGCCATTACTGACGCTGAGGAGCGAAAGCGTGGGGAGCGAACAGGATTAGATACCCTGGTAGTCCACGCCGTAAACGTTGGGAACTAGGTGTTGGCGACATTCCACGTCGTCGGTGCCGCAGCTAACGCATTAAGTTCCCCGCCTGGGGAGTACGGCCGCAAGGCTAAAACTCAAAGGAATTGACGGGGGCCCGCACAAGCGGCGGAGCATGTGGCTTAATTCGACGCAACGCGAAGAACCTTACCAAGGCTTGACATATACCGGAAAGCATTAGAGATAGTGCCCCCCTTGTGGTCGGTATACAGGTGGTGCATGGCTGTCGTCAGCTCGTGTCGTGAGATGTTGGGTTAAGTCCCGCAACGAGCGCAACCCTTGTCCTGTGTTGCCAGCATGCCCTTCGGGGTGATGGGGACTCACAGGAGACCGCCGGGGTCAACTCGGAGGAAGGTGGGGACGACGTCAAGTCATCATGCCCCTTATGTCTTGGGCTGCACACGTGCTACAATGGCCGGTACAATGAGCTGCGATACCGTGAGGTGGAGCGAATCTCAAAAAGCCGGTCTCAGTTCGGATTGGGGTCTGCAACTCGACCCCATGAAGTCGGAGTCGCTAGTAATCGCAGATCAGCATTGCTGCGGTGAATACGTTCCCGGGCCTTGTACACACCGCCCGTCACGTCACGAAAGTCGGTAACACCCGAAGCCGGTGGCCCAACCCGTAAGGGAGGGAGCTGTCGAAGGTGGGACTGGCGATTGGGACGAAGTCGTAACAAGGTAGCCGTACCGGAAGGTGCGGCTGGATCACCTCCTTTCTAAGGAGCACAGTACCGATTGCAGACAAACGTTCTGCACGGTCAGCTCATGGGTGGAACGTTGATTAGTTGGCACGGTTTCCGAAACTCTCTGTAAGTACTGCTTCGGCGTGGAACACAGTGAAGTAGAGGGGATCGTGCTTGGCACGTTGTTGGGTCCTGAAGGTACGGCCGTAAGGTCATGTCTTCAGTGCCGGCCCCAGTGAACTTGTTCTCTTCGGAGTGCAGGGTGATGGGTGGCTGGTCGTTGTTTGAGAACTACACAGTGGACGCGAGCATCTGTGGCCAAGTTTTTAAGGGCGCACGGTGGATGCCTTGGCACCAGGAACCGATGAAGGACGTGAGAGGCCGCGATAGGCCCCGGGGAGCTGTCAACTGAGCTTTGATCCGGGGGTGTCCGAATGGGGAAACCCGGCAGTCGTCATGGGCTGTCACCCACTGCTGAACACATAGGCAGTGTGGAGGGAACGAGGGGAAGTGAAACATCTCAGTACCCTCAGGAAGAGAAAACAACCGTGATTCCGGGAGTAGTGGCGAGCGAAACCGGATGAGGCCAAACCGTATGCGTGTGATACCCGGCAGGGGTTGCGCATGTGGGGTTGTGGGAATGAGCTTGATCGGTCTGCCGGCCGGTCGGCGAGTCAGAAACCGTTGATGTAGTCGAAGGACATGCGAAAGGTCCGGCGTAGAGGGTAAGACCCCCGTAGACGAAACATCAGCGGCTTGCTTGCTCATCTCCCAAGTAGCACGGGGCCCGAGAAATCCCGTGTGAATCTGGCGGGACCACCCGCTAAGCCTAAATATTCCCTGGTGACCGATAGCGGATAGTACCGTGAGGGAATGGTGAAAAGTACCGCGGGAGCGGAGTGAAATAGTACCTGAAACCGTGTGCCTACAAGCCGTGGGAGCGTCGCTCATTGGGTTTACCTAATGGGTCGTGACTGCGTGCCTTTTGAAGAATGAGCCTGCGAGTTAGCGGTGTGTAGCGAGGTTAACCCGTGTGGGGAAGCCGTAGCGAAAGCGAGTCCGAATAGGGCGATTGAGTTGCACGCTCTAGACCCGAAGCGGAGTGATCTAGCCATGGGCAGGTTGAAGCGGAGGTAAGACTTCGTGGAGGACCGAACCCACCAGGGTTGAAAACCTGGGGGATGACCTGTGGTTAGGGGTGAAAGGCCAATCAAACTCCGTGATAGCTGGTTCTCCCCGAAATGCATTTAGGTGCAGCGTCGTGTGTTTCTTGCCGGAGGTAGAGCACTGGATAGGCGATGGGCCCTACCGGGTTACTGACCTTAGCCAAACTCCGAATGCCGGTAAGTGAGAGCACGGCAGTGAGACTGTGGGGGATAAGCTCCATGGTCGAGAGGGAAACAGCCCAGAGCATCGACTAAGGCCCCTAAGCGTACGCTAAGTGGGAAAGGATGTGGAGTCGCAGAGACAACCAGGAGGTTGGCTTAGAAGCAGCCACCCTTGAAAGAGTGCGTAATAGCTCACTGGTCAAGTGATTCCGCGCCGACAATGTAGCGGGGCTCAAGCGTACCGCCGAAGTCGTGTCATTGCAGCAATAGGGCCAACGCCCGCTGTGATGGGTAGGGGAGCGTCGTGTGCCGGGTGAAGCAGCAGCGGAAGCTAGTTGTGGACGGTTCACGAGTGAGAATGCAGGCATGAGTAGCGATACACACGTGAGAAACGTGTGCGCCGATTGACTAAGGGTTCCTGGGTCAAGCTGATCTGCCCAGGGTAAGTCGGGACCTAAGGCGAGGCCGACAGGCGTAGTCGATGGACAACCGGTTGATATTCCGGTACCCGCTTTGAAACGCCCAATATCGAATCAGGCGATGCTAAGTCCGTGAAGCCGTTCCGGACCCTTCGGGGAAAGGAAAGTGGTGGAGCCGACGAACCAGACTTGTAGTAGGTAAGCGATGGGGTGACGCAGGAAGGTAGTCCAGCCCGGGCGGTGGTAGTCCCGGGGTAAGGGTGTAGGCCGAGGGGTAGGCAAATCCGTCCCTCATATAAGGCTGAGACCTGATGCCGAGCCGATTGTGGTGAAGTGGATGATCCTATGCTGTCGAGAAAAGCCTCTAGCGAGTTTCATGGCGGCCCGTACCCTAAACCGACTCAGGTGGTCAGGTAGAGAATACCGAGGCGTTCGGGTGAACTATGGTTAAGGAACTCGGCAAAATGCCCCCGTAACTTCGGGAGAAGGGGGCCATCACTGGTGATAGCACTTGCTGCTTGAGCTGGGGGTGGCCGCAGAGACCAGCGAGAAGCGACTGTTTACTAAAAACACAGGTCCGTGCGAAGCCGTAAGGCGATGTATACGGACTGACGCCTGCCCGGTGCTGGAACGTTAAGGGGACCGGTTAGTGACCTTTCGGGGTTGCGAAGCTGAGAACTTAAGCGCCAGTAAACGGCGGTGGTAACTATAACCATCCTAAGGTAGCGAAATTCCTTGTCGGGTAAGTTCCGACCTGCACGAATGGCGTAACGACTTCTCGACTGTCTCAACCATAGGCCCGGTGAAATTGCACTACGAGTAAAGATGCTCGTTTCGCGCAGCAGGACGGAAAGACCCCGGGACCTTTACTACAGTTTGATATTGGTGTTCGGTTCGGCTTGTGTAGGATAGGTGGGAGACTTTGAAGCAGCCACGCCAGTGGTTGTGGAGTCGCCGTTGAAATACCACTCTGGTCGTGCTGGATGTCTAACCTCGGTCCGTGATCCGGATCAGGGACAGTGTCTGATGGGTAGTTTAACTGGGGCGGTTGCCTCCCAAAGGGTAACGGAGGCGCCCAAAGGTTCCCTCAGCCTGGTTGGCAATCAGGTGTTGAGTGTAAGTGCACAAGGGAGCTTGACTGTGAGACCGACGGGTCGAGCAGGGACGAAAGTCGGGACTAGTGATCCGGCGGTGGCTTGTGGAAGCGCCGTCGCTCAACGGATAAAAGGTACCCCGGGGATAACAGGCTGATCTTCCCCAAGAGTCCATATCGACGGGATGGTTTGGCACCTCGATGTCGGCTCGTCGCATCCTGGGGCTGGAGTCGGTCCCAAGGGTTGGGCTGTTCGCCCATTAAAGCGGTACGCGAGCTGGGTTTAGAACGTCGTGAGACAGTTCGGTCCCTATCCGCTGTGCGCGTAGGAATATTGAGAAGGGCTGTCCCTAGTACGAGAGGACCGGGACGGACGAACCTCTGGTGTGCCAGTTGTCCTGCCAAGGGCATGGCTGGTTGGCTACGTTCGGGAGGGATAACCGCTGAAAGCATCTAAGCGGGAAGCCTGCTTCAAGATGAGTATTCCCACCTCCTTGAGAGGGTAAGGCTCCCAGTAGACGACTGGGTTGATAGGCCAGATGTGGAAGCCCGGTAACGGGTGAAGCTGACTGGTACTAATAGGCCGAGGGCTTGTCCTCAGTTGCTCGCGTCCACTGTGTTAGTTCTGAAGCAACGAACAGTTGCTGGTTTCTAGAGCTAGAACATAACTACAAAGTGTGCTTGTTCGCTCGAAACCGATAGGGTTTCGGTGGTCATAGCGTTAGGGAAACGCCCGGTTACATTCCGAACCCGGAAGCTAAGCCTTTCAGCGCCGATGGTACTGCAGGGGGGACCCTGTGGGAGAGTAGGACGCCGCCGAACAATCTTTCAAAGGACCCTTGGTCCAGCGTTCAACGCTGGACCAAGGGTCCTTTTTTGTTTTTCACCTCTTTACGCCGAAGCGCGGCCATGGGTTGGTTGCGCGAGAATGACTAGCGGTACCCCGAAGACAGGAGTCACACCCATGTCCAACTCTCCCGACGATCGTCCGGAGCGCGAGCCTCGTCGCAACGACGGCGGTGACAGGGGCGGCTACCGCGGGGGCCGTGACGAC
Protein-coding sequences here:
- a CDS encoding DNA-3-methyladenine glycosylase, whose protein sequence is MSARPDRTPLPRSPFDRPAPPAAPDPLELRITEVEAYEGESDPGSRACRGRTARNASTSGPSRHAYVHFVSGTSRQSA
- a CDS encoding DNA-3-methyladenine glycosylase; translation: MNVDLLAQPAEEVAPKLLGSVLTCKTARGTVSIAITETEAYSGAADPASHAYRGRTPRNAVMFGPAGHLYVYRSHGLHWCANVVTGTDGIASAVLIRAGRVIEGEELARKRRGETVESPRLARGPGNFCQALGITGEHNGADLLTGTSVVLSDGEQVPAALIQAGPRVGVSKAHDWQHRFHLAGDPTVSAYRLSPRAKPPAGA